A section of the Clostridia bacterium genome encodes:
- the ade gene encoding adenine deaminase — MTVAALESLIDVARGRAPADVLITGARVVNVFTGEILEQSVAVKDGLIAGVGDYRTARAVYDFSGRYLIPGLIDAHVHIESSLLTPPQFAAAYLPHGVTAVIADPHEIANVAGVDGLYYMVEAARGLPFRVFYTVPSCVPATHMETAGAELGAAQIEQAFALFPESPGLAEMMNFPGVLNKDPEVLARLQAARERGLAVDGHAPLLGGRDLQAYAAAGVQTDHECTGAEEAREKLRSGMVVIVRQGSAAKNLEDLLPAVDAYTCRFALFGTDDLQSADLLGEGGVDAILRRAVALGLNPIWALQMATLNPARHYRLPGLGAVAPGYRADLVVVNNLVEWRAEAVFVGGLPVCRQGRLLAELPAAGEAGPPDLRRQRVFDSVVLPPLAGRLELNPPYPGARARVIEVLPGQILTGHRIVPYNEVLSDPGTLRVAVIERHGKNGNVAVGLVRGFGPVRGALASTVAHDSHNLVLVGNNTADMELAAAAVAGSKGGLAVAAGGRVLAHLPLPVAGLMSDLGAPAVADQLEALHRAAQEIGCTLPSPFMTLSFLALPVIPELKITDRGLVDVRQFALADLWT, encoded by the coding sequence TTGACCGTTGCCGCTCTAGAAAGCCTGATCGACGTGGCGCGCGGCCGAGCGCCGGCAGACGTGTTGATCACCGGAGCGCGCGTGGTCAACGTGTTTACCGGTGAGATCCTGGAACAGAGTGTGGCCGTGAAAGACGGCCTTATCGCCGGGGTCGGCGACTACCGCACTGCCCGCGCGGTCTACGACTTTTCCGGCCGCTATCTAATCCCCGGTCTCATCGACGCGCACGTACACATCGAGAGCTCACTCCTCACCCCGCCCCAGTTTGCCGCCGCCTACCTGCCCCACGGCGTCACGGCGGTTATTGCCGATCCCCACGAAATCGCCAACGTGGCGGGCGTGGACGGCCTGTACTACATGGTGGAGGCGGCCCGCGGGCTGCCGTTCCGCGTGTTCTATACCGTTCCCTCCTGCGTTCCGGCCACCCACATGGAGACCGCCGGAGCCGAACTGGGCGCCGCCCAAATTGAGCAGGCCTTTGCGCTGTTCCCGGAATCCCCGGGGCTGGCGGAGATGATGAATTTCCCCGGAGTGCTCAACAAGGACCCGGAGGTACTGGCCCGCCTGCAGGCTGCCAGGGAGCGCGGCCTGGCCGTCGACGGCCACGCCCCGCTGCTTGGCGGCCGCGACCTGCAGGCCTACGCGGCGGCAGGTGTACAGACCGATCACGAGTGCACCGGCGCCGAAGAGGCCAGGGAGAAGCTGCGCAGCGGCATGGTGGTGATCGTCCGGCAGGGTTCGGCGGCCAAGAACCTGGAGGACCTCCTGCCGGCAGTGGACGCGTATACCTGCCGTTTCGCCCTCTTCGGCACCGACGACCTCCAGTCCGCCGACCTGCTGGGCGAGGGGGGAGTGGACGCCATCCTGCGCCGCGCGGTGGCCCTCGGTTTGAACCCGATTTGGGCGCTGCAGATGGCGACTCTGAACCCGGCGCGTCACTACCGGTTACCCGGCCTGGGTGCGGTTGCTCCCGGCTACCGGGCCGACCTGGTGGTGGTCAACAACCTGGTCGAGTGGCGGGCGGAAGCCGTCTTCGTAGGCGGGCTACCGGTCTGCCGCCAGGGGCGGCTCCTGGCGGAGCTGCCGGCGGCCGGGGAGGCAGGGCCGCCTGACCTTCGCCGCCAGAGAGTCTTCGATAGCGTGGTCCTGCCGCCGCTCGCCGGACGGCTGGAGTTGAATCCCCCCTATCCCGGCGCCCGTGCCCGGGTTATTGAGGTCCTGCCGGGTCAGATCCTTACCGGGCACAGGATCGTGCCGTACAATGAGGTGCTCTCCGACCCCGGCACCCTGAGGGTGGCCGTGATCGAACGCCACGGCAAGAACGGCAACGTGGCCGTAGGCCTGGTCAGGGGCTTTGGGCCCGTCAGGGGGGCTCTTGCCTCGACCGTGGCCCATGACAGCCACAACCTGGTCCTGGTGGGGAACAATACGGCCGACATGGAGCTGGCCGCCGCTGCGGTGGCCGGGTCGAAGGGGGGGCTGGCGGTAGCCGCGGGCGGCCGGGTCCTGGCCCATCTCCCGCTGCCCGTTGCCGGCCTCATGTCCGATCTGGGGGCACCGGCGGTGGCCGATCAACTGGAAGCACTCCACCGGGCGGCCCAGGAGATCGGCTGCACGCTGCCCTCCCCCTTCATGACCCTGTCTTTCCTGGCCTTGCCGGTTATTCCCGAACTGAAGATTACCGACCGGGGTCTGGTCGACGTACGGCAGTTTGCCCTCGCCGACCTGTGGACCTAG
- a CDS encoding 4Fe-4S binding protein, whose protein sequence is MATSRGPKWSYYIEADRCMTCGTCEVECREGAVYVKDLEVYAIDSGKCRGCGRCFQACPVGAVVRVPAAAAS, encoded by the coding sequence ATGGCCACTTCACGCGGTCCTAAGTGGAGTTACTACATCGAGGCGGATCGGTGCATGACCTGCGGAACCTGCGAGGTGGAGTGCCGCGAAGGCGCCGTCTACGTAAAGGATCTGGAAGTGTACGCCATCGACTCTGGCAAGTGCCGTGGATGCGGCCGCTGTTTCCAGGCCTGCCCCGTGGGAGCGGTTGTGCGCGTCCCGGCGGCTGCCGCCTCCTGA
- a CDS encoding zinc ribbon domain-containing protein, with protein sequence MPTYDFRCRRCGQEFSRFTTIEGRKTVTCPNCASPEVQQLLTGFLFTRSNGGNGSGSCSRTSCRGCSGC encoded by the coding sequence ATGCCTACCTACGACTTTCGCTGCCGCCGCTGCGGCCAGGAGTTCTCCCGTTTTACCACCATCGAGGGCCGCAAGACGGTAACCTGCCCCAACTGCGCCAGTCCGGAAGTGCAGCAACTCCTGACCGGTTTCTTATTCACCCGTTCCAACGGCGGGAACGGTAGCGGCAGTTGCTCGCGCACCAGTTGTCGCGGATGTTCCGGCTGCTGA
- a CDS encoding DUF3786 domain-containing protein translates to MQVEVPGNYQPAHQAAVRAFAARDPLAMAAASGAAYDSRAGYFTLHYYRWHYHVSFPGGVVTPVETEAEALGLSDQVVLLRYLASALGTPPAGRWLSFMELPGGPLHQAPFRLEAVEPLAQEFGRSPRRFLAAGAALGGKVADMGDAGVILPVLPRLSLALVLWVADEEFPANANLLFEASAVDYLDTASLYVLGVNTSRRLRLLATRLRA, encoded by the coding sequence GTGCAGGTGGAGGTGCCCGGCAACTACCAGCCCGCGCACCAGGCAGCCGTACGCGCTTTCGCCGCCCGAGACCCGCTGGCCATGGCGGCGGCCTCAGGAGCCGCATACGACTCCCGGGCGGGTTACTTTACCCTCCATTACTATCGCTGGCACTATCACGTAAGTTTTCCCGGGGGGGTTGTCACCCCGGTGGAGACTGAAGCCGAGGCCCTGGGACTGAGCGACCAGGTGGTTCTGTTGCGCTATCTGGCTTCCGCTCTGGGTACACCCCCGGCGGGCCGCTGGCTTTCCTTCATGGAGCTGCCGGGCGGGCCCTTGCACCAGGCGCCTTTCCGCCTGGAGGCGGTAGAGCCGCTGGCCCAGGAGTTCGGTCGCTCCCCTCGGCGCTTTCTGGCCGCAGGAGCGGCCCTGGGGGGCAAGGTGGCCGACATGGGCGATGCCGGTGTAATTCTTCCCGTACTTCCCCGCCTCTCGCTGGCCCTGGTTCTCTGGGTAGCGGACGAAGAGTTTCCTGCCAACGCCAACCTGCTTTTTGAGGCCTCGGCGGTAGACTATCTGGACACCGCGAGCCTCTACGTTCTAGGAGTCAATACCTCGCGCCGGCTGAGACTTCTGGCGACCAGACTCCGAGCCTAG
- the ilvE gene encoding branched-chain-amino-acid transaminase — protein MGLIVYLNGEFLPVEEARISVFDHGLLYGDGVFEGIRAYNGRVFRLREHLDRLYDSARSIALDIGLSKDEMSEVVLETVRRNRLRDAYVRLVVSRGVGDLGLDPRKCHRPTVFCIAAHIQLYPKELYDKGLELVTVATRRNLPEAINPRIKSLNYLNNILARIEANLVGAGEGLMLNQEGYVTEATGDNIFLVKDGVLITPPPYVGILEGITRNAVMELAARQGIQVREAVFTRYEVYTADECFLTGTAAEIIPVAKVDGRAIGEVCPGRITKTLMRAFHELTQVEGEPIYLEAAAASQ, from the coding sequence ATGGGGTTAATCGTCTACCTTAATGGTGAGTTTTTGCCGGTAGAAGAGGCCAGGATCTCCGTTTTCGACCACGGGCTCCTCTACGGCGACGGCGTGTTTGAGGGCATCCGGGCATACAACGGCCGGGTCTTCCGCCTGCGGGAGCATCTGGACCGCCTGTATGACTCCGCCCGCAGCATTGCCCTCGACATCGGCCTTTCCAAGGACGAGATGTCGGAAGTGGTGCTGGAGACCGTGAGGCGCAACCGCCTGCGGGACGCCTATGTAAGGCTGGTGGTCTCCAGAGGAGTGGGAGATCTGGGATTGGATCCGCGAAAATGTCATCGGCCGACGGTGTTCTGTATCGCCGCCCATATTCAGCTTTACCCCAAGGAGTTGTACGACAAAGGCCTGGAATTAGTAACCGTTGCCACCCGCCGTAACCTTCCGGAAGCCATCAACCCGCGGATCAAATCCCTCAATTACCTCAATAACATTCTGGCCCGCATCGAGGCCAATCTCGTCGGCGCCGGCGAGGGCCTGATGCTTAACCAGGAGGGCTATGTTACCGAGGCTACGGGCGATAACATTTTCCTGGTCAAGGACGGAGTGCTGATCACCCCCCCTCCCTACGTAGGCATCCTGGAAGGCATCACCCGCAATGCGGTGATGGAGCTGGCCGCCCGGCAGGGCATTCAGGTAAGGGAAGCGGTTTTCACCCGCTACGAGGTCTACACCGCCGACGAGTGCTTCCTCACCGGGACGGCGGCGGAGATCATACCCGTGGCCAAAGTGGACGGACGGGCCATCGGTGAGGTCTGCCCGGGGCGGATAACCAAGACGCTGATGCGCGCCTTCCACGAACTCACCCAGGTGGAAGGCGAGCCCATATACCTGGAGGCGGCAGCGGCTTCCCAGTAG